A window of the Longimicrobiales bacterium genome harbors these coding sequences:
- a CDS encoding CBS domain-containing protein, with translation MQLIELLPREHIISPLQATTLRGALSEMVAVLARTGVVRDAAAVERGLNGPRARDIVAVGPDVVLPHYRTAAVDSLQVALGLAPAGLDARDMGMDSRPRVVALILAPTEAATLYLQTVAALARVFRDPRAIDRIVGAGSPDDVLAAADLANMRLQPRLTVRDIMIHGVSSVTPATTVRDAVDLMLRRRLRAIPVVGEKQEVLGIISEWDIMRGLLPQIPRAGQESGADAVPETLRVKDIMTRSVLCIAEELGLEEAANMMINKDVEQFPVTSEGKLTGFLTRSDIIRKLFGR, from the coding sequence CTGCCTCGCGAACACATCATCTCACCGTTGCAGGCGACGACGCTGCGCGGCGCGCTGAGTGAGATGGTCGCCGTGCTCGCCCGTACCGGCGTGGTGCGCGATGCGGCGGCTGTCGAGCGTGGTCTGAACGGGCCGCGCGCCCGCGACATCGTGGCCGTCGGCCCCGACGTCGTGCTGCCGCACTACCGCACGGCCGCCGTCGACTCGCTCCAGGTGGCCCTCGGTCTCGCCCCCGCGGGCCTCGATGCGCGCGACATGGGCATGGACTCGCGCCCGCGCGTCGTCGCGCTCATACTGGCGCCCACCGAGGCGGCAACGCTGTATCTGCAGACGGTCGCCGCGCTCGCCCGCGTGTTCCGCGACCCGCGCGCGATCGACCGCATTGTCGGCGCTGGCTCTCCTGACGACGTGCTCGCCGCGGCAGACCTCGCCAACATGCGCCTCCAGCCGCGTCTCACCGTCCGCGACATCATGATCCACGGCGTCTCCAGCGTCACGCCTGCAACCACCGTGCGCGATGCCGTGGATCTCATGCTGCGACGGCGCCTGCGCGCCATACCCGTCGTCGGCGAGAAGCAGGAAGTACTCGGCATCATCTCCGAGTGGGACATCATGCGCGGCCTGCTTCCGCAGATTCCGCGCGCAGGTCAGGAGAGCGGCGCCGACGCCGTTCCGGAGACACTGCGCGTCAAGGACATCATGACGCGCTCCGTGTTGTGCATCGCCGAGGAGCTCGGCCTCGAGGAGGCCGCCAACATGATGATCAACAAGGATGTCGAGCAGTTCCCCGTCACCAGCGAGGGCAAGCTCACGGGCTTCCTCACCCGCAGTGACATCATCCGGAAGCTGTTCGGTCGCTGA